From one Streptococcus pneumoniae genomic stretch:
- a CDS encoding pitrilysin family protein → MELVKGVRLHFISSDKYKTNRIKMRFAAPMLKETLAGRVLSASMLETVNKVYPTSQAFRERLANLYGANYSTSVSKRGLSHYVDINLSFVRDSFLSRKNTLTEEMMEFLKASLLYPLATDSAFDESAFAVEKRNVLLDLEAEIENHFYHAHRELNRLYYEEEDMQLPRIGTVDLVKQETAQSSFTQFQSMLANDQIDVFFIGDFNEIQVVETMKSFNFLPRQQDLQLQYQQSTSNVVREGLEQKDTNQSIIELGYHFPIQYGDDGHLPLIVLNGLLGGFSHSKLFVNVREKESLAYTISSQIDIFSGLLRVYAGIDRLNRTKTVSLIHRQITDLKRGKFTDEELSATKDMLKNSMLLSLDRQSSLMERAYLREVFGRKSLSPAVWLTNLQEVSREDIMAVASQLNLQAVYFMEGK, encoded by the coding sequence ATGGAATTAGTCAAAGGAGTTCGTCTCCATTTCATTTCTTCAGATAAATACAAAACCAATCGGATTAAAATGCGCTTTGCAGCGCCCATGTTAAAGGAAACTCTAGCTGGGCGTGTCTTGAGTGCCAGTATGCTTGAGACAGTCAATAAAGTTTATCCAACTTCTCAGGCTTTTCGAGAGCGCTTAGCTAATCTATATGGAGCCAATTACTCAACTTCTGTTTCAAAGAGAGGATTAAGCCATTATGTGGATATCAATCTTTCTTTTGTACGAGATTCTTTTTTGAGTCGCAAAAATACCCTAACAGAGGAGATGATGGAGTTTTTAAAGGCTAGTTTACTCTATCCTTTGGCGACAGATTCTGCTTTTGATGAGTCTGCATTTGCGGTGGAAAAGAGAAATGTGTTGCTCGATTTGGAAGCGGAGATTGAAAATCATTTTTATCATGCCCATCGAGAGTTAAATCGGCTCTATTATGAAGAGGAGGATATGCAGCTTCCTCGGATTGGAACGGTTGATTTGGTGAAACAAGAAACAGCACAAAGTAGTTTTACTCAGTTTCAATCAATGCTGGCAAATGATCAGATTGATGTCTTTTTCATTGGGGATTTCAATGAAATTCAAGTGGTTGAAACGATGAAATCGTTCAATTTTCTACCTAGACAACAAGATTTACAGTTGCAGTATCAGCAGTCAACTTCAAACGTTGTTCGTGAAGGATTAGAGCAAAAGGATACGAATCAATCCATTATTGAGTTGGGGTACCATTTTCCTATTCAGTATGGGGATGATGGACATCTTCCTTTGATTGTTTTAAATGGTCTTTTGGGTGGATTTTCTCATTCTAAGTTGTTTGTCAATGTCCGTGAGAAAGAGAGTCTCGCCTATACGATTTCTAGTCAGATTGATATTTTTTCAGGTTTACTTCGTGTTTACGCAGGTATTGACAGACTCAATCGGACAAAGACAGTGAGTTTGATTCACAGACAGATTACAGATCTTAAAAGAGGAAAATTCACAGATGAAGAACTCTCAGCTACAAAAGATATGCTGAAAAATTCGATGTTGTTATCCTTGGATAGGCAAAGTAGCTTAATGGAGCGAGCCTATCTAAGAGAAGTCTTTGGCAGAAAATCTTTATCGCCAGCAGTTTGGTTGACAAATTTACAGGAAGTGTCAAGAGAAGATATCATGGCAGTTGCAAGTCAATTAAACTTGCAAGCAGTGTACTTCATGGAAGGAAAATAA
- a CDS encoding RNA-binding S4 domain-containing protein, with translation MEYRLFEEYIVLQALLKEIGIIQSGGAIKSFLQETPVFLNGEREERRRKKIRIGDDIHIPSKNITISILEPSEEEIERYQEEKSEKERVAKIVKEMNKGLKKTATKPKTTSKQKPKKAPVRFPGT, from the coding sequence ATGGAATATAGATTATTTGAAGAATACATTGTCCTACAAGCTCTCCTAAAAGAAATAGGGATTATACAAAGTGGCGGAGCCATCAAATCTTTCTTACAAGAAACCCCAGTCTTTCTAAATGGGGAAAGGGAAGAACGCCGACGCAAGAAAATTCGAATTGGAGATGACATTCACATCCCAAGTAAAAACATCACCATTTCGATTCTTGAACCAAGTGAAGAAGAAATAGAGCGCTATCAAGAGGAAAAATCGGAAAAAGAACGAGTCGCTAAAATCGTGAAAGAGATGAACAAGGGATTAAAAAAAACAGCTACAAAGCCGAAAACTACAAGCAAACAAAAACCTAAAAAAGCTCCTGTTCGTTTTCCAGGTACTTAA
- the recF gene encoding DNA replication/repair protein RecF, whose translation MWLKSLTLKHFRNYESIDISFHSGLNVFLGQNAQGKTNILESIYFLALTRSHRTRSDKDLIHFSNQDLKVSGELVKQTTTLPLEIDLTAKGRITKVNHLKQNKLSDYIGHMNVVLFAPEDLQLIKGAPALRRKFIDMELGQIKPLYLSDLSQYNHVLKQRNAYLKSADHIDETFLEVLDQQLVDFGCRVMRHRIDFLKKLEQFGQAKHWDISNELETLKICYLSSISHENESLEDTFQTALLQSRKRDLFKKNTGVGPHRDDIAFYINDMDVNFGSQGQHRSVVLSLKLAEIELMESVTREKPILLLDDVMSELDNSRQLSLLNTISQNIQTFITTTTLEHLKNLPEDLKIFTIQAGSISEKD comes from the coding sequence ATGTGGCTAAAATCCCTTACCCTAAAACACTTTCGGAATTACGAATCTATTGATATTTCTTTTCATTCGGGACTCAATGTCTTTTTAGGACAAAATGCCCAAGGGAAGACAAATATTTTAGAATCCATTTATTTTTTAGCTCTGACACGAAGCCACAGAACTCGTTCCGATAAGGATTTGATTCATTTTTCCAATCAAGATTTGAAAGTTTCTGGGGAGTTAGTCAAGCAGACAACCACCTTACCACTTGAAATTGATTTGACCGCCAAAGGTCGTATCACCAAGGTCAATCATCTCAAGCAAAACAAATTATCAGACTACATCGGACACATGAATGTAGTGCTTTTTGCGCCAGAAGATTTGCAACTGATCAAAGGAGCTCCCGCTCTTCGCCGTAAATTTATCGATATGGAATTAGGACAAATCAAGCCCCTTTACCTATCTGATCTGTCTCAGTATAATCATGTATTAAAGCAACGAAATGCCTATCTCAAATCAGCAGACCACATTGACGAGACGTTTTTAGAAGTATTGGACCAGCAATTAGTTGATTTTGGTTGTCGAGTTATGCGTCATCGGATTGATTTTCTAAAAAAGTTAGAACAATTTGGTCAAGCAAAACATTGGGATATTTCTAACGAGCTAGAAACACTGAAAATTTGCTATCTTTCCTCTATTTCTCATGAGAATGAATCTCTTGAAGATACTTTCCAAACAGCTCTCTTACAAAGCCGTAAACGAGATTTATTTAAGAAAAATACTGGTGTTGGCCCACACCGTGATGATATAGCCTTTTACATCAATGACATGGATGTAAACTTCGGAAGCCAAGGACAGCATCGCAGCGTTGTCTTGTCCTTAAAACTTGCTGAAATTGAATTGATGGAAAGTGTTACACGAGAAAAGCCAATTCTACTACTTGACGATGTCATGAGTGAACTTGACAATAGCCGTCAACTTAGTTTACTAAATACTATCTCTCAAAATATCCAAACCTTCATCACGACTACTACCCTAGAACACTTAAAAAATCTACCCGAAGATTTGAAAATCTTTACGATTCAAGCTGGGAGCATATCAGAAAAAGATTGA
- a CDS encoding GRP family sugar transporter — protein sequence MDGILYALVPMIAWGSIGFVSNKIGGKPNQQTFGMTLGALLFALVVFVFVRPPMSSTLWVFGIIGGMLWSMGQYGQFRSMQYMGVSVANPLSSGAQLVFGSLIGAIIFGEWSKPIQFILGIVVLVLLVVGFYFTSKQDSEKDEQATHHEFGKGFTALTYSTAGYLSYAILFNNIMHFDALAVILPMAVGMVFGAMIFMKFQIQLEAVVIKNALVGLMWGIGNIFMLLAAAKAGLAIAFSFSQLGVIISIIGGILFLGETKTRKEMRWLTIGIACFVIGAVLLGIVKSY from the coding sequence ATGGACGGTATTTTATATGCATTAGTCCCTATGATTGCTTGGGGAAGTATTGGCTTTGTTAGTAATAAGATTGGTGGGAAACCAAATCAACAAACGTTTGGTATGACGCTGGGAGCGCTTCTATTTGCTTTAGTAGTTTTTGTATTTGTTCGTCCACCGATGTCGTCAACTCTTTGGGTCTTTGGAATCATTGGTGGTATGCTTTGGTCTATGGGCCAATATGGACAGTTTCGTTCCATGCAATATATGGGCGTTTCCGTTGCCAATCCCTTGTCAAGTGGAGCGCAGTTGGTGTTTGGAAGCTTGATTGGAGCGATTATCTTTGGAGAATGGAGTAAGCCGATTCAGTTTATTCTAGGGATTGTAGTCTTGGTATTACTTGTTGTTGGATTTTATTTTACCAGTAAGCAAGATTCTGAAAAAGATGAGCAAGCTACTCATCATGAGTTTGGAAAAGGCTTTACTGCCTTAACCTATTCAACGGCAGGATATTTATCCTATGCTATTTTGTTTAATAATATTATGCATTTCGATGCTTTGGCAGTTATCCTTCCGATGGCTGTTGGAATGGTCTTTGGAGCGATGATCTTTATGAAGTTCCAAATTCAGCTGGAAGCTGTGGTCATTAAGAATGCTTTGGTGGGTCTCATGTGGGGGATTGGAAATATCTTTATGCTCCTTGCTGCTGCTAAGGCAGGACTTGCCATTGCCTTTAGTTTCTCACAATTAGGCGTCATTATCTCTATTATTGGAGGGATTCTCTTTTTAGGTGAGACTAAGACGCGTAAGGAAATGCGTTGGTTAACAATTGGTATTGCTTGCTTTGTCATTGGAGCAGTCTTGCTGGGAATTGTGAAATCGTATTAA
- the guaB gene encoding IMP dehydrogenase, with protein MSNWDTKFLKKGFTFDDVLLIPAESHVLPNDANLQTKLAKNLTLNIPIITAAMDTVTESKMAIAIARAGGLGVIHKNMSIEQQADEVRKVKRSENGVIIDPFFLTPNHTIKEADELMGRYRISGVPIVETMENRKLVGIITNRDMRFISDYDQPISTNMTSENLVTAPVGTDLETAESILQEHRIEKLPLVDENGRLSGLITIKDIEKVIEFPNAAKDEFGRLLVAGAVGVTSDTFERAEALFEAGADAIVIDTAHGHSAGVLRKIAEIRAHFPDRTLIAGNIATAEGARALYDAGVDVVKVGIGPGSICTTRVIAGVGVPQVTAIYDAAQVAREYGKTIIADGGIKYSGDIVKALAAGGHAVMLGSMFAGTDEAPGETEIFQGRKFKTYRGMGSIAAMKKGSSDRYFQGSVNEANKLVPEGIEGRVAYKGAAADIVFQMLGGIRSGMGYVGAANIQELHDNAQFIEMSGAGLKESHPHDVQITNEAPNYSVQ; from the coding sequence ATGTCTAATTGGGACACAAAATTTTTGAAAAAAGGTTTTACCTTTGATGATGTATTGCTTATTCCAGCGGAAAGTCATGTTTTGCCAAATGATGCCAATCTCCAAACAAAACTGGCTAAGAATTTAACCCTCAATATCCCAATCATTACGGCGGCCATGGATACCGTAACAGAGAGCAAAATGGCGATTGCGATTGCGCGTGCAGGTGGTCTCGGTGTCATTCACAAGAACATGTCTATTGAACAGCAGGCAGATGAAGTGCGTAAGGTAAAACGCTCTGAAAATGGCGTTATCATCGATCCATTCTTCCTCACACCAAATCATACTATTAAAGAGGCAGATGAGCTCATGGGTCGCTACCGTATCAGCGGTGTACCAATCGTTGAAACCATGGAAAATCGCAAATTGGTGGGCATTATCACCAACCGTGACATGCGTTTCATCTCAGACTATGACCAACCGATTTCAACCAATATGACCAGCGAAAATCTTGTGACAGCTCCTGTCGGTACTGATTTAGAGACTGCTGAAAGTATTCTCCAAGAACACCGCATTGAAAAACTTCCGTTGGTCGATGAAAATGGTCGCTTGTCTGGTTTGATTACGATTAAAGACATTGAAAAAGTCATCGAGTTTCCAAATGCTGCCAAGGACGAATTTGGTCGCCTCCTTGTAGCTGGTGCAGTTGGCGTGACTTCTGATACCTTTGAGCGTGCAGAAGCTCTCTTTGAAGCAGGAGCAGATGCGATTGTCATCGATACAGCTCATGGACATTCAGCGGGCGTTTTGCGTAAGATTGCAGAAATCCGTGCGCATTTCCCAGACCGTACCTTGATTGCAGGAAATATCGCGACAGCAGAAGGTGCGCGTGCGCTTTATGATGCCGGAGTTGACGTTGTTAAAGTTGGTATTGGACCAGGTTCTATCTGTACAACTCGTGTTATTGCTGGTGTCGGAGTACCGCAAGTCACAGCTATTTATGATGCAGCACAGGTGGCGCGTGAATATGGTAAGACGATTATTGCAGACGGTGGAATCAAGTATTCTGGTGATATTGTCAAGGCTCTTGCAGCAGGTGGACATGCAGTTATGCTGGGTTCTATGTTTGCAGGAACAGATGAGGCACCAGGAGAAACTGAAATCTTCCAAGGACGTAAATTCAAGACTTATCGTGGAATGGGTTCAATTGCAGCCATGAAAAAAGGTTCAAGCGATCGCTACTTCCAAGGCTCTGTCAATGAAGCTAACAAGTTGGTTCCAGAAGGAATCGAAGGTCGTGTAGCCTACAAGGGTGCCGCAGCAGACATCGTCTTCCAAATGCTTGGAGGAATCCGCTCAGGGATGGGCTATGTCGGTGCAGCCAATATCCAAGAGTTGCATGATAATGCGCAATTCATCGAAATGAGTGGTGCAGGTTTGAAAGAAAGTCATCCGCATGATGTTCAAATCACCAACGAAGCACCAAACTATTCTGTTCAATAA
- the trpS gene encoding tryptophan--tRNA ligase: protein MTKPIILTGDRPTGKLHIGHYVGSLQNRVRLQNEGKYDMFVFLADQQALTDHAKEPQKIVESIGQVALDYLAAGLDPEKVTIFIQSQIPELAELSMYYMNLVSLARLERNPTVKTEIAQKGFGESIPTGFLVYPIAQAADITAFKANYVPVGVDQKPMIEQTREIVRSFNHAYQTDVLVEPEGIYPTHEGAGRLPGLDGNAKMSKSLNNGIYLADDMDTLKKKVMSMYTDPDHIKVEDPGKIEGNMVFHYLDVFGREEDKAEIEAMKEHYKQGGLGDVKTKRYLLEILERELGPIRERRLEFAKDMGEVYNMLQKGSSKAREAAAQTLSEVKSAMGLNYFN from the coding sequence ATGACAAAACCCATTATTTTAACAGGAGATCGTCCGACTGGAAAGCTACATATCGGACACTACGTTGGTAGTTTACAAAATCGTGTTCGTCTGCAAAATGAAGGCAAGTACGACATGTTTGTCTTTCTGGCAGATCAGCAAGCTTTGACAGACCATGCCAAGGAGCCGCAAAAGATTGTAGAATCAATCGGTCAAGTGGCTTTGGATTATTTGGCAGCAGGACTCGATCCTGAAAAGGTAACGATTTTTATCCAAAGTCAAATTCCAGAATTGGCTGAGTTGTCCATGTATTACATGAATTTGGTTTCATTGGCACGCTTGGAACGCAATCCGACTGTTAAGACTGAAATCGCTCAAAAAGGATTCGGTGAGAGCATTCCGACTGGATTTTTAGTCTATCCAATCGCCCAAGCGGCAGATATTACAGCTTTTAAGGCAAATTATGTACCAGTTGGAGTTGACCAAAAACCGATGATTGAGCAGACTCGTGAAATTGTTCGCAGTTTTAATCATGCCTATCAGACAGATGTCCTAGTTGAGCCAGAAGGAATCTATCCGACCCATGAAGGAGCTGGACGCCTTCCAGGATTAGACGGCAATGCCAAGATGTCTAAGTCGCTCAATAACGGGATTTATCTAGCTGATGACATGGATACGCTCAAGAAAAAAGTCATGAGTATGTACACAGACCCTGACCATATCAAAGTAGAAGATCCTGGTAAGATTGAGGGCAATATGGTCTTTCATTATTTAGACGTTTTTGGTCGTGAGGAAGATAAGGCTGAAATTGAGGCTATGAAAGAGCATTACAAGCAGGGTGGTCTAGGAGATGTTAAGACTAAACGCTATCTATTAGAAATCTTAGAGCGAGAATTAGGCCCAATTCGCGAGCGCCGTTTGGAATTTGCCAAGGACATGGGAGAAGTCTATAATATGCTCCAAAAGGGAAGTAGCAAAGCTCGAGAGGCTGCAGCCCAAACTCTTTCAGAAGTCAAGTCTGCTATGGGGTTAAATTATTTTAATTAG
- a CDS encoding ATP-binding cassette domain-containing protein gives MLTVSDVSLRFSDRKLFDDVNIKFTEGNTYGLIGANGAGKSTFLKILAGDIEPTTGHISLGPNERLSVLRQNHFDYEEERAIDVVIMGNEHLYNIMKEKDAIYMKPDFSDEDGVRAAELEGEFAELGGWEAESEASQLLQNLHIPEELHYQNMSELTNGDKVKVLLAKALFGKPDVLLLDEPTNGLDIQSITWLEDFLIDFDNTVIVVSHDRHFLNKVCTHMADLDFGKIKLYVGNYDFWKESSELAAKLLADRNAKAEEKIKQLQEFVARFSANASKSKQATSRKKMLDKIELEEIVPSSRKYPFINFKAEREIGNDLLTVENLSVKIDDEIILDNISFILRPGDKTALIGQNDIQTTALIRAIMGDIDYEGTVKWGVTTSQSYLPKDNSRDFASGESILDWLRQFASKEEDDNTFLRGFLGRMLFSGDEVNKPVNVLSGGEKVRVMLSKLMLLKSNVLVLDDPTNHLDLESISSLNDGLKNFKESIIFASHDHEFIQTLANHIIVLSKNGVIDRIDETYDEFLENEEVQAKVKELWKD, from the coding sequence TTGCTTACAGTATCAGACGTGTCGCTACGTTTTAGCGATCGAAAATTATTTGACGATGTCAATATTAAATTTACAGAAGGAAACACCTACGGCTTGATTGGAGCCAATGGTGCTGGAAAATCCACTTTCCTTAAAATCTTAGCAGGAGACATTGAACCCACAACAGGTCATATTTCCCTAGGACCTAATGAACGCTTGTCTGTCCTTCGCCAAAATCACTTTGACTATGAAGAAGAGCGCGCCATTGATGTGGTGATTATGGGAAATGAACACCTCTACAATATCATGAAAGAAAAAGACGCCATCTACATGAAACCTGATTTTTCAGATGAGGATGGTGTACGCGCAGCTGAGCTTGAAGGCGAGTTTGCTGAACTAGGTGGCTGGGAAGCTGAAAGCGAAGCCTCACAACTCCTTCAAAATCTGCATATCCCTGAAGAACTTCACTATCAAAATATGAGTGAGTTGACCAATGGAGATAAGGTCAAGGTCCTTCTTGCCAAAGCTCTCTTTGGTAAGCCAGACGTCCTTCTTTTGGACGAGCCGACCAACGGTCTTGATATCCAATCGATCACTTGGTTAGAAGATTTCTTAATTGACTTTGACAATACCGTCATCGTCGTATCCCACGACCGACACTTTTTAAACAAGGTCTGCACCCACATGGCAGACCTTGACTTTGGAAAAATCAAACTCTATGTCGGAAACTATGATTTCTGGAAAGAATCAAGCGAACTAGCAGCTAAGCTCCTTGCAGACCGCAATGCGAAGGCAGAAGAAAAAATCAAGCAGCTCCAAGAATTCGTCGCTCGATTCTCAGCCAACGCTTCAAAATCAAAACAAGCAACCTCACGGAAAAAAATGCTGGATAAGATTGAATTAGAAGAAATCGTGCCATCTAGCCGAAAATATCCATTTATCAACTTCAAAGCTGAACGTGAAATCGGAAACGACCTTCTTACTGTTGAAAATCTATCTGTCAAAATTGACGATGAGATCATTTTAGACAATATCAGCTTTATTCTCCGTCCAGGCGACAAAACAGCACTTATCGGACAAAACGATATTCAAACAACTGCTTTGATTCGTGCTATTATGGGAGACATTGACTACGAAGGAACGGTAAAATGGGGGGTAACAACCAGCCAATCTTACCTACCAAAAGACAATAGCCGTGATTTTGCAAGTGGTGAGTCTATTTTAGACTGGCTCCGCCAATTTGCAAGCAAGGAAGAAGATGATAATACCTTCTTGCGTGGATTCTTGGGCCGTATGCTCTTTTCTGGTGATGAAGTTAACAAACCTGTCAACGTCCTTTCAGGGGGAGAAAAAGTGCGCGTGATGCTCTCAAAACTCATGCTGCTAAAATCCAATGTCCTTGTCTTAGACGATCCAACCAATCACTTGGACTTGGAGTCTATCTCTAGCCTAAACGATGGGCTCAAAAACTTCAAAGAATCCATTATCTTTGCAAGCCACGACCACGAATTCATTCAAACTCTTGCAAACCATATCATTGTTCTTTCAAAAAATGGAGTTATCGACCGTATTGACGAAACCTATGATGAATTCCTAGAAAATGAAGAAGTACAAGCCAAAGTCAAAGAATTGTGGAAAGATTAG
- a CDS encoding ISL3 family transposase, whose product MERLNNTTNLIGIKDKNITITSAYKSKSHILIQATLDYPAPPCPHCQGKMIKYDFQRESSIPMLDIQGFPTLLKLRKRRFKCKCCLRVSVSQTSLVKKHHQISQPIWDKITQLHTEKLTNSDIARRLHISVSVVQRKLNQFSFKEQFSQLPKILSWDEFSRNKGKLAFIAQDFQTKKIITILENNRQTTIKNYFLKYTREVRENVKVVTVDMAGNYIPIINFLFPKAKIVLDRFHIIQHLSRAMMATRIAIMKNCDKDSLSYRAMKHHWRILQKDSRKLSNKLFYSRTFRQTLTPREVVQKTLDLSEELKYYYDLYQLLLFHFQEKNSEAFFGLIEDYLPTVNSTFRTVFTTFLKYRQYITNALELPYSNAKLEATNKLIKDIKRQAFGFRNFKNFKTKILIALNIQKERTNLILSRMG is encoded by the coding sequence ATGGAACGACTTAATAATACCACAAATCTTATCGGAATTAAAGATAAAAATATCACCATCACTTCTGCTTACAAGTCTAAATCCCATATCCTCATTCAAGCAACCTTAGATTATCCTGCTCCTCCTTGTCCTCACTGCCAAGGAAAGATGATAAAATATGACTTCCAACGAGAATCCTCTATTCCTATGCTTGATATTCAAGGATTTCCTACTCTTCTAAAACTGAGAAAACGCCGCTTTAAATGCAAGTGTTGTCTACGTGTATCCGTATCTCAAACGTCTCTCGTCAAGAAACATCATCAAATTTCTCAACCTATCTGGGACAAAATCACTCAACTACATACGGAAAAACTAACGAACTCTGATATTGCTAGAAGACTTCATATCTCTGTCTCTGTTGTACAGAGAAAACTGAATCAATTCTCCTTCAAGGAACAGTTCTCACAATTACCTAAAATCCTCTCTTGGGATGAATTCTCTCGAAATAAGGGAAAGCTGGCATTTATCGCTCAGGATTTTCAAACCAAAAAGATTATCACTATTCTTGAAAATAATCGACAAACAACCATTAAAAACTACTTCCTCAAATACACGAGAGAGGTGAGGGAAAACGTCAAAGTCGTAACTGTAGATATGGCTGGTAACTACATCCCCATCATTAACTTCTTATTCCCAAAAGCAAAGATTGTTCTGGATCGTTTTCATATTATTCAGCACCTGAGCCGAGCTATGATGGCTACTCGAATTGCCATTATGAAGAACTGTGACAAGGACTCTCTTTCTTATCGTGCTATGAAACATCATTGGAGAATCCTCCAAAAGGACAGCCGGAAACTCTCTAACAAACTCTTTTATTCTCGAACCTTTAGGCAAACCTTAACCCCTAGAGAAGTAGTTCAAAAGACCTTAGACTTGTCAGAGGAACTAAAGTACTATTATGACCTCTATCAGCTCTTGCTTTTCCATTTTCAGGAGAAGAACAGCGAGGCATTCTTCGGACTGATAGAAGACTATTTACCTACTGTGAATTCTACTTTCAGAACAGTCTTTACAACCTTTCTCAAATACAGACAATACATTACCAATGCACTTGAATTACCTTATTCAAACGCTAAGCTAGAAGCTACTAACAAACTTATCAAAGACATCAAACGACAAGCTTTCGGTTTCCGAAACTTCAAAAACTTTAAAACAAAAATTCTCATCGCTTTAAACATACAAAAAGAGAGAACCAACCTGATTCTCTCTCGTATGGGGTAA